A section of the Paenibacillus yonginensis genome encodes:
- a CDS encoding amidohydrolase family protein has protein sequence MRIDAHQHYWKIERKDYGWITPELPKLYRDFMPTDLEPELFKHELDASILVQAAPTIEETHFLLAIADQTPSVAGVVGWLDLFDPDHRKHYDQFRRSPKFKGFRLMIQDMPDASRILDPAFVKALRGYADEEVPVDLLLVSEQMAFVAELLRKIPHLRGVIDHLAKPQIKQKSFEPWKSYMSEFARYPGIYCKLSGLVTEGEHAGWTREDFTPYIRTAIEQFGPERVMFGSDWPVCLLAADYSEVVDLLQSSIPEEWGESQIERLFGANAKEFYKL, from the coding sequence ATGCGTATTGACGCTCATCAGCATTACTGGAAAATCGAACGGAAGGATTACGGCTGGATTACTCCCGAGCTGCCTAAGCTGTATCGCGATTTCATGCCGACCGATCTGGAACCCGAATTGTTCAAACATGAACTGGATGCAAGCATCCTTGTCCAGGCGGCTCCCACAATCGAGGAGACCCATTTCCTTCTTGCTATTGCCGACCAGACGCCGTCGGTTGCCGGTGTGGTAGGCTGGCTGGATCTCTTCGATCCTGATCATAGGAAGCATTACGATCAATTCCGGCGCAGTCCCAAATTTAAAGGGTTCCGCCTTATGATCCAAGACATGCCGGATGCCTCCCGCATACTGGACCCGGCTTTTGTCAAAGCGCTTCGTGGTTATGCCGATGAAGAGGTCCCTGTTGATTTGCTGCTCGTATCGGAACAAATGGCGTTTGTGGCGGAGCTGCTCAGGAAAATCCCCCATTTGCGGGGCGTCATTGATCATCTTGCCAAACCACAGATTAAACAGAAGTCATTTGAACCCTGGAAATCATATATGAGCGAATTTGCCCGGTATCCCGGAATCTATTGCAAGCTGTCCGGATTGGTCACGGAAGGGGAACATGCAGGCTGGACCCGAGAGGATTTCACCCCCTATATCCGGACAGCTATAGAACAATTTGGACCTGAACGGGTTATGTTCGGCAGCGACTGGCCGGTATGCCTGCTTGCAGCGGATTATTCGGAGGTTGTTGACCTTCTGCAAAGTTCAATTCCCGAAGAATGGGGCGAATCTCAAATCGAGCGTTTATTCGGCGCCAATGCAAAGGAGTTTTACAAGCTATGA
- a CDS encoding tagaturonate reductase: MKLMTKTALSGETKSRYEALQGMPVTVLQIGEGNFLRGFFDWMFNECLKQGLMEGGVAVVQPRPAGREKIRQLAEQDGLYTLVIRGMEEGVPVSRREVIPVFSDVFDPYEEWGRFAELAASPHLRIVVSNTTEAGLVFRPESLGSGPILSFPGKITYLLFQRYQAFKGAKDSGLVFLPCELLEQNGDTLRNLVLQYAKDWNLPEDFREWVQNHNRFLNSLVDRIVTGYPDLQEAETWFKEWGVRDPLLCTAEPYHLWAIEAEPELEKLLPFRKAGLNVYFTKDLKPFQQRKVSILNGAHTWMAPLGLIYGLVHVRELLEHRELGQRVKQAVLNEILPTLPYAREELESYARTVFERFANPYIRHRLEDIAMNALSKFRVRLLPALTHYGGRGEPAPEQLVLGFAGLLRYYRVEQRADGSFAGRKLSGETYIVRDNPDLLVLISEIWLHGQTAGESTEQTVYRLLGEEKIWGQSLADLKGLAAGISFWLNRWEEEEQR; this comes from the coding sequence ATGAAGCTGATGACGAAGACAGCCTTATCAGGGGAAACCAAAAGCAGGTATGAAGCTTTACAAGGAATGCCTGTAACGGTGCTTCAAATCGGCGAAGGGAACTTCCTGCGCGGCTTCTTTGACTGGATGTTTAATGAATGCCTCAAGCAGGGCTTGATGGAAGGAGGCGTCGCGGTTGTGCAGCCCCGGCCGGCCGGGAGGGAGAAGATCAGACAACTCGCTGAACAAGACGGGTTGTATACGCTCGTAATCCGGGGAATGGAAGAGGGAGTGCCCGTCAGCAGGCGTGAAGTCATTCCGGTATTCAGCGATGTATTTGATCCTTACGAAGAGTGGGGGAGGTTTGCGGAACTCGCGGCCAGCCCGCATCTAAGAATAGTAGTCTCCAATACAACCGAAGCCGGTTTGGTATTTCGACCGGAGTCGCTTGGAAGCGGACCCATCCTCTCTTTTCCCGGAAAAATCACTTACTTGCTCTTTCAGCGTTATCAAGCCTTCAAGGGAGCCAAGGACTCGGGGCTGGTGTTTCTGCCCTGCGAGCTTCTGGAACAAAACGGGGACACCCTGCGCAACCTCGTGCTGCAGTATGCGAAAGATTGGAACCTGCCGGAGGACTTCAGGGAGTGGGTTCAAAACCACAACCGTTTCTTGAATTCGCTGGTGGACCGGATTGTAACAGGTTACCCGGATCTTCAGGAAGCCGAAACCTGGTTTAAGGAATGGGGAGTCCGAGATCCACTCCTTTGTACGGCTGAACCGTATCATTTATGGGCAATTGAAGCGGAGCCGGAGCTGGAGAAGCTGCTGCCCTTTCGCAAAGCCGGTCTGAATGTGTATTTCACCAAAGACCTGAAGCCATTCCAACAGCGCAAAGTCAGCATTTTAAATGGGGCCCATACCTGGATGGCTCCCCTTGGACTTATCTACGGATTGGTCCATGTCCGTGAGCTGCTTGAGCATAGGGAGCTCGGACAGCGGGTTAAGCAGGCCGTTTTAAACGAAATTTTGCCGACGCTTCCTTATGCCAGGGAAGAATTAGAGTCTTATGCCCGCACTGTATTTGAAAGATTCGCGAACCCTTACATCCGCCACCGGCTTGAAGATATTGCAATGAACGCCTTGAGCAAGTTTCGTGTCCGGCTGCTGCCTGCGCTGACTCATTATGGCGGACGGGGAGAACCTGCTCCAGAGCAGCTTGTACTCGGATTTGCCGGACTCTTGCGTTATTACCGTGTAGAGCAAAGAGCAGACGGTTCGTTTGCGGGGAGAAAGCTCTCCGGCGAAACTTACATCGTCAGGGATAATCCGGATTTGTTAGTTTTGATTTCAGAGATTTGGCTCCATGGACAAACGGCTGGAGAATCAACGGAACAAACCGTATACCGGCTGTTGGGGGAAGAGAAAATTTGGGGCCAATCACTAGCTGACCTTAAGGGGCTTGCTGCCGGGATATCGTTCTGGTTAAACCGCTGGGAAGAGGAGGAACAAAGATGA
- a CDS encoding UxaA family hydrolase: MKDWVRLSDSDHVVIALRSFSLGETILLEDGASLLIREDVPKSHKILTKPVAAGEDVRKFGYSIGKAKEDLVPGTWVHTHNLRTGLGAILDYRYDPQPQQVLADPPVPKTFQGYVRPNGEVGIRNEIWIINTVGCINKTCEILAKQGTEQVKGRAEGVYHFAHPYGCSQLGDDLEHTAKLLAALVHHPNAAGVLIVGLGCENNQLDTFSKIIGEVDPEKVRFMQTQDEADELDTGLQLIDELADYASTFKREPVPVSKLKIGLKCGGSDGLSGITANPLVGTIADRITACGGTALLTEVPEMFGAETLLMNRAADEAVFHQIVTLVNDFKAYFVRHGQEIYENPSPGNKAGGISTLEEKSLGCTQKGGHATVTDVLLYGDRVNKPGLNLVQAPGNDLVSVTALSASGAHMVLFTTGRGTPFGGPVPTVKIASNSELAERKRNWIDFNAGQLVEGKSMAELTDELWEKLLALASGESRTLSEINGFKEIAIFKDGVIL, translated from the coding sequence ATGAAAGATTGGGTGAGGTTGTCGGACAGCGATCATGTGGTCATTGCCTTACGCTCTTTCTCGTTAGGCGAAACGATTTTGCTGGAGGATGGAGCCTCTCTCCTTATAAGGGAGGATGTACCTAAAAGCCATAAAATATTAACCAAACCTGTTGCCGCAGGGGAGGATGTCCGGAAATTCGGCTATTCGATTGGCAAAGCCAAGGAGGACCTGGTACCCGGAACCTGGGTGCATACCCACAACCTTCGAACGGGTCTTGGCGCAATATTGGATTACCGTTATGATCCGCAGCCTCAACAGGTTTTGGCAGACCCCCCCGTCCCCAAAACCTTTCAAGGATATGTGCGTCCGAACGGGGAAGTCGGCATCCGCAATGAAATTTGGATCATTAACACGGTGGGCTGCATCAATAAAACCTGTGAGATTTTGGCAAAGCAAGGGACAGAGCAGGTTAAGGGAAGGGCGGAAGGAGTGTACCATTTTGCCCATCCCTACGGCTGTTCCCAGCTCGGCGATGACCTTGAGCATACGGCAAAGCTGCTGGCTGCGCTGGTCCATCATCCGAATGCGGCCGGCGTATTAATTGTAGGACTCGGATGCGAAAATAATCAATTGGATACGTTCAGCAAGATCATTGGAGAGGTTGATCCCGAGAAGGTCCGGTTTATGCAGACCCAGGATGAAGCCGACGAGCTGGATACAGGACTCCAACTGATCGATGAGCTGGCCGATTATGCTTCAACCTTTAAACGTGAACCCGTACCTGTCAGCAAGCTTAAAATCGGCTTGAAGTGCGGCGGTTCAGACGGTTTATCGGGAATTACGGCCAATCCTTTGGTCGGAACGATTGCAGACCGCATTACCGCTTGCGGGGGAACCGCCCTATTGACCGAGGTTCCGGAAATGTTCGGTGCGGAGACCCTTTTAATGAACCGTGCTGCTGATGAAGCAGTCTTCCACCAAATCGTCACGCTGGTTAACGATTTTAAAGCTTATTTTGTCCGTCACGGCCAAGAAATCTATGAGAACCCTTCTCCTGGCAATAAAGCGGGAGGGATCAGCACACTGGAAGAAAAGTCGCTCGGCTGTACGCAAAAAGGCGGTCATGCCACCGTAACCGACGTGTTGTTATACGGCGATCGCGTGAACAAACCAGGCCTTAACCTTGTTCAGGCTCCGGGAAATGATCTCGTATCGGTGACAGCCCTATCGGCTTCGGGTGCCCATATGGTTCTGTTCACAACTGGCCGGGGCACGCCGTTTGGCGGACCCGTGCCAACGGTCAAGATCGCGTCCAATAGCGAGCTTGCGGAACGAAAGCGAAACTGGATTGATTTTAATGCAGGTCAGCTGGTTGAAGGGAAATCCATGGCTGAGCTCACCGATGAGCTTTGGGAGAAACTACTTGCTCTAGCCTCCGGCGAGTCCAGAACCTTAAGCGAAATCAACGGATTTAAGGAAATAGCCATATTTAAAGACGGGGTGATTTTATAA
- a CDS encoding aldo/keto reductase, giving the protein MKFRKLGKTGLDVSVLSFGASSLGSVFRQTKEEESIRTVHAAIDSGMNYIDVSPYYGLTKAETVLGKAIHQLPRDKFLLSSKAGRYGESTFDFTSSRIFSSLEESLSRLQTDYLDILFLHDVEFVSPQIILEEAVPAMHELKKQGKIRYCGISGLPLQLFEQLLPQIDVDVILSYCHYSLNDTSLLSLLPLLHEKGIGLVNASPLSMGLLTTRDTADWHPAGARLKAICKQAAEHCASKGADIAKLAVQYSTSHEQIPTTLVSTANPRNIVQNAAWVDEPMDTELLHEVLEILKPIHNETWLSGLPQYNRHASQLERSDINL; this is encoded by the coding sequence ATGAAATTCCGTAAATTAGGGAAAACCGGCCTGGACGTTTCGGTGCTAAGCTTCGGCGCCTCTTCACTGGGCTCCGTGTTCCGTCAGACAAAGGAGGAGGAGAGCATCCGTACGGTGCATGCGGCCATTGATTCCGGCATGAATTATATTGATGTATCCCCCTATTATGGCTTAACTAAAGCGGAGACCGTGCTGGGAAAAGCCATTCATCAGCTTCCGCGCGACAAGTTCCTGCTGTCTTCCAAGGCCGGACGGTATGGAGAGTCAACTTTTGACTTTACTTCTTCGCGGATTTTCAGCAGTTTGGAGGAAAGCTTAAGCCGGCTTCAAACCGACTATCTTGATATACTGTTTCTCCACGATGTCGAATTTGTATCTCCCCAAATCATTCTCGAAGAAGCGGTTCCGGCCATGCATGAATTGAAGAAACAAGGAAAAATCCGTTACTGCGGCATCAGCGGTCTGCCTTTGCAGCTGTTTGAACAACTGCTCCCCCAAATTGATGTCGATGTGATTCTTTCTTACTGCCATTATTCGCTTAATGACACCTCTTTGCTTTCTTTATTACCGCTGCTTCATGAAAAAGGAATTGGGCTCGTTAATGCCTCGCCGTTATCCATGGGCCTCTTAACTACCCGGGATACGGCAGATTGGCATCCGGCTGGCGCCCGCTTAAAGGCCATATGCAAACAAGCTGCAGAGCATTGTGCGTCAAAAGGTGCGGATATCGCCAAGCTGGCTGTGCAGTATTCTACGAGCCATGAGCAGATTCCTACCACTCTCGTAAGCACGGCCAACCCTCGGAACATTGTGCAAAATGCAGCCTGGGTTGACGAGCCGATGGATACGGAGCTGCTTCACGAGGTCTTGGAAATATTGAAGCCGATCCATAATGAAACATGGTTAAGCGGGCTCCCGCAATACAATCGCCATGCGTCCCAGCTGGAAAGGAGCGATATCAACTTATGA
- a CDS encoding zinc-binding alcohol dehydrogenase family protein, translated as MKGIVCEEIGRFSWREDLPAPIEEEGKAIVRIRRIGICGTDLHAFQGNQPYFHYPRILGHELAGVIEAVGENEAGFQTGDQVSIVPYFHCGECPACLRGKTNCCQNMKVFGVHMDGGMRERVSIPLSHLIKTNDLTLDQSAMLEPLAIGAHAIRRAGLISGETVLVIGAGPIGLGLMALARYAGAKVVAMDVNDGRLAFCRSWAKVEHTVNALQDPKEKLNAINNGQLFNLVMDATGNPASMEGAFEYVGHGGSLIYVGLVKGDITFNDPHFHSREMTLMGSRNATLEDFNFVRKAISEGAIEIERYISHRSAFEDMITHFDSWLKPDSQVIKAVVEID; from the coding sequence ATGAAAGGAATCGTTTGTGAAGAGATTGGCAGGTTTAGCTGGCGGGAGGACTTACCAGCGCCCATAGAAGAGGAAGGGAAAGCGATCGTCCGGATTCGGCGAATCGGCATCTGCGGTACAGATTTGCATGCCTTTCAAGGAAATCAGCCCTATTTCCATTATCCTCGTATTCTGGGCCATGAGCTCGCCGGTGTTATCGAGGCGGTTGGAGAGAACGAGGCCGGCTTTCAAACAGGGGATCAGGTCAGTATAGTGCCTTATTTCCATTGTGGTGAGTGCCCGGCTTGCCTTAGGGGAAAAACGAACTGCTGCCAGAACATGAAGGTCTTCGGCGTCCATATGGACGGAGGGATGCGTGAGCGTGTATCCATCCCTCTAAGCCATCTGATCAAAACTAATGACCTGACGCTGGATCAGTCGGCCATGCTGGAGCCGTTAGCCATTGGCGCCCATGCGATTCGGCGTGCCGGATTGATTTCGGGAGAAACGGTTTTGGTCATCGGGGCGGGGCCAATCGGCCTTGGCCTTATGGCGCTTGCCCGGTATGCCGGGGCCAAGGTGGTAGCGATGGATGTCAACGATGGACGACTGGCCTTCTGCCGCTCCTGGGCAAAAGTTGAACATACAGTTAATGCGCTCCAGGATCCGAAGGAGAAGCTTAACGCCATTAATAATGGCCAGCTCTTTAATCTGGTTATGGATGCGACCGGCAATCCGGCTTCCATGGAAGGCGCTTTTGAATATGTCGGACACGGCGGCTCCCTGATTTACGTTGGTCTTGTAAAAGGGGACATTACCTTTAACGATCCCCATTTTCATAGCCGCGAGATGACCTTGATGGGCAGCCGAAATGCTACATTAGAGGACTTCAATTTTGTGAGAAAAGCTATCTCGGAGGGCGCCATCGAAATCGAACGTTATATTTCACATCGTTCAGCTTTTGAAGATATGATAACTCATTTCGACAGCTGGCTTAAGCCCGATTCCCAAGTCATAAAAGCAGTAGTTGAAATCGACTGA
- a CDS encoding helix-turn-helix domain-containing protein, with protein sequence MTSLISLEVGKKIRSIRKYKGISVEELGKIIYKSKATVSKYETGDIAMDIDTLYAIALALNVQVEQLLYSEPIKPSPLLENMPNTFFKNSNRFYSYFYDGRINKLIRCVVDIFPQTQDAGYKTMLYMNVRDFDQYWQCENSYAGHTEHYDTLTTLILTNQATPLEKLTINILASFLESEQKWGLMSGVSFRPFMPIALKMLFSRCPLTENQELINELKISRDDIRRMKMYNMFAIT encoded by the coding sequence GTGACATCTTTAATCAGCCTGGAAGTGGGTAAAAAAATCAGAAGCATACGCAAATATAAGGGGATATCCGTGGAAGAACTGGGGAAGATCATTTATAAAAGCAAAGCCACAGTTTCCAAATATGAAACCGGAGATATCGCCATGGATATCGATACGCTATATGCCATAGCGCTTGCATTAAACGTACAGGTAGAGCAATTATTGTATTCCGAGCCTATCAAACCGTCGCCATTATTGGAGAACATGCCCAACACCTTTTTCAAAAATTCCAACCGCTTCTACTCCTATTTTTACGATGGCAGAATCAACAAACTGATCCGATGCGTCGTTGATATTTTTCCTCAAACCCAGGATGCCGGCTATAAGACCATGTTATATATGAACGTTCGCGATTTTGATCAATACTGGCAATGTGAAAACTCATATGCAGGCCATACCGAGCATTATGACACGCTAACAACCCTGATTTTAACGAACCAAGCTACACCCTTGGAGAAATTGACGATCAACATTCTGGCCTCTTTTCTTGAATCGGAACAAAAATGGGGATTGATGTCTGGAGTTTCTTTCCGTCCCTTTATGCCAATCGCTCTCAAAATGTTGTTCTCCAGATGTCCGTTAACCGAAAATCAGGAACTCATCAATGAACTCAAAATATCCAGGGACGACATACGGAGAATGAAAATGTACAACATGTTTGCGATAACTTGA
- a CDS encoding MalY/PatB family protein, producing the protein MKYNFDEIIDRKNTNSMNTDGFREFMFKGRENLSFAYKDDELIRMWIADMDFATPPEIIEAIRTRLDQRIFGYSQVFDPNYYVALSNWTERMYDWTFPKEYLVTSPGIIPALYELCEYICKPDEKVLIVTPSYAFFKSAVEFNHLELVCSKLKNENGHYTINYDDLEAKAKDPKVVLCIFCNPHNPTGRLWKEEELRRVGEICLRNHVWIISDEIHCDLLRSGLSHTPFAKLFPQSDRIVTCMAPSKTFNMAGLMFSNVIIPNQELRELWLRRHYSFKNPLSIAATQAAYEHGQQWHQELLQYLDGNFKFTDAFLSQYLPEAQFKIPEATYLAWINISNYIPGEEDLTGLLAAHAGVLLEDGSMFVDNGQGYIRLNLACPRAVLKEGLQRIAAFLNSYRDPSLAGTAAAT; encoded by the coding sequence ATGAAGTATAATTTTGACGAAATCATTGATCGCAAAAATACGAACTCTATGAATACGGACGGCTTTCGTGAATTCATGTTCAAAGGGAGAGAGAACTTGAGTTTTGCTTACAAGGATGACGAATTGATACGCATGTGGATTGCGGATATGGATTTTGCGACTCCACCTGAAATTATTGAGGCGATTAGGACGAGGCTTGATCAGCGCATCTTCGGCTATAGCCAAGTATTTGATCCTAATTATTATGTGGCCCTATCGAATTGGACGGAACGTATGTATGATTGGACTTTCCCCAAAGAATATTTGGTAACCTCTCCTGGCATTATCCCGGCCCTGTATGAGTTATGTGAGTATATTTGCAAACCGGATGAAAAAGTGCTGATTGTAACGCCTTCTTATGCCTTTTTTAAATCCGCTGTGGAATTCAATCATTTGGAACTGGTCTGTTCAAAGCTCAAAAATGAAAACGGGCATTATACGATAAACTATGACGATCTTGAAGCCAAAGCAAAGGATCCGAAGGTCGTCTTATGTATCTTCTGTAATCCACATAATCCAACGGGCCGGCTCTGGAAAGAAGAGGAGCTGCGGAGGGTTGGCGAAATTTGTCTAAGAAACCATGTGTGGATCATCTCAGACGAAATCCATTGCGACTTGCTCCGGAGTGGTCTTTCTCATACCCCATTTGCCAAATTGTTCCCGCAATCAGATCGAATCGTCACCTGTATGGCCCCCAGCAAAACGTTTAACATGGCGGGGCTGATGTTCTCCAATGTTATTATTCCTAACCAGGAGCTTCGGGAATTATGGCTCCGTCGTCACTATTCCTTCAAAAATCCATTGAGCATTGCGGCCACTCAAGCAGCCTATGAGCACGGGCAGCAATGGCATCAGGAATTATTGCAGTATCTGGACGGAAACTTCAAGTTTACGGATGCGTTTTTAAGTCAATACCTGCCTGAAGCCCAATTTAAGATTCCCGAAGCGACTTATCTGGCATGGATCAATATTAGCAACTACATTCCGGGAGAGGAAGACCTGACAGGTCTGTTAGCTGCCCACGCAGGTGTGCTTCTGGAGGATGGAAGCATGTTCGTGGATAACGGCCAGGGGTATATCCGTCTCAATCTGGCATGCCCGCGAGCGGTTTTGAAGGAGGGGCTGCAGCGAATTGCTGCATTCCTGAACAGCTATCGGGATCCGTCCTTAGCGGGGACGGCAGCTGCGACTTAA
- a CDS encoding TetR/AcrR family transcriptional regulator: protein MHKKTDLRILRTKQSIRKAFYELIQEKGYEAVTIQDIADRAIINRNTFYLHYQNKPDLLETCINELLSELKEAVVLCPVSTNPFSISILETVMTTVLEHISSHKTFYYAMLIEENRIYQFRTKMENIIKDKLNEGWNTDKVNVPLEISKELLLEYLVSAFMGIVIWWIKNDQPLSVEEASSQFSRIITYGHLKAAGSRVED, encoded by the coding sequence ATGCACAAAAAGACCGACCTGAGAATACTGCGAACGAAACAATCCATTCGGAAGGCCTTTTATGAGCTTATTCAGGAAAAGGGATATGAAGCGGTAACCATCCAGGATATTGCCGATCGGGCCATAATCAACCGAAACACTTTTTATCTTCATTATCAAAATAAGCCTGATTTATTGGAAACATGTATAAATGAATTATTGAGCGAATTAAAGGAGGCCGTCGTTCTTTGTCCCGTCAGCACGAATCCCTTCAGTATTTCTATCCTTGAAACGGTCATGACAACTGTGCTGGAACATATCTCAAGCCACAAGACCTTTTACTACGCCATGTTGATTGAAGAGAACAGAATCTATCAGTTTCGAACAAAAATGGAGAACATCATAAAAGATAAATTAAACGAGGGATGGAATACGGACAAGGTAAATGTTCCTTTAGAGATATCCAAGGAATTGCTGCTCGAATATCTCGTATCGGCTTTTATGGGGATAGTCATTTGGTGGATTAAAAACGATCAGCCTCTTTCTGTGGAAGAAGCTTCATCACAGTTTAGTAGAATTATTACCTATGGGCATTTGAAAGCTGCGGGGAGCCGCGTCGAGGATTAA
- a CDS encoding nuclear transport factor 2 family protein, producing the protein MIAENQNELVLKAVAVLESFESGNPEAITAYVNPNQYIQHNQSLSDGRAAMLGALGHLKQIGTKVLIKRAFVDGDYVVLHSVYEFFGPKIIIDIFRFEDGLIVEHWDNMQVMEGKTPSNHTMIDGPVTVKDIDKTDTNKQFVKSYVENILLGKNPSLLASYFDGDHYIQHSPHIADGLSGLHTALQALKEKNITFEYTYLHKVIGQGDFVLTVSEGLWDGQETAFYDLFRVENEKIAEHWDVIEAILPVEKRKNSNSRF; encoded by the coding sequence ATGATAGCAGAAAATCAAAATGAGCTAGTTCTTAAGGCAGTCGCTGTGCTGGAAAGTTTCGAGAGCGGAAACCCCGAAGCGATTACGGCTTACGTAAATCCAAATCAATATATTCAGCATAACCAAAGCTTATCCGATGGTCGAGCAGCCATGCTTGGTGCACTTGGTCATTTAAAGCAAATAGGTACAAAGGTACTCATTAAACGTGCTTTTGTTGATGGAGATTATGTAGTTCTTCATTCCGTATATGAGTTTTTTGGCCCCAAAATCATTATTGATATTTTCCGATTTGAGGATGGCTTGATTGTGGAGCACTGGGACAACATGCAAGTGATGGAAGGAAAGACACCCAGCAATCACACGATGATTGATGGGCCCGTTACGGTAAAGGATATCGACAAAACGGATACTAACAAACAATTTGTCAAAAGTTATGTTGAAAACATCCTTCTGGGGAAGAACCCAAGCCTGCTGGCCTCTTATTTTGATGGGGATCATTACATTCAGCACAGTCCGCATATTGCAGACGGCCTGTCCGGTCTCCACACTGCATTGCAGGCTCTGAAGGAGAAAAACATAACCTTCGAATATACTTATCTCCATAAAGTGATTGGACAAGGTGATTTTGTGCTTACGGTGAGTGAAGGTCTATGGGATGGCCAAGAAACGGCTTTCTACGATCTGTTTCGTGTAGAGAACGAAAAGATTGCTGAGCATTGGGACGTCATCGAGGCCATATTGCCGGTAGAGAAACGAAAAAATTCGAACAGCAGATTCTGA
- a CDS encoding ABC transporter permease: protein MSILKEKMTWLGTAIVLVVLIVFGFAMMGSVLGSEPKELPVALVVLDQPMELPTGGTLEAGKMIQATLSSNSSLPFAWHIVGSEEEARKGLDNRDYYGALVLPAGLSSSLYSLVTSSPIHPHVKIISNEGMSTQALAVVTQVLEQALRRINTELSLQLLEQFGQPMEQVPVETVKALVMPVNIQEEVIHSPGMNNASGNAPALLTQIMWIGSLVTGISLFLASKKEVGAASSRWSVIAVQTITGLTIISFASGFTIWMAMSWYGMEMADAGGTWLFLWLAGSAFFLLQSSLLNWIGFRAMPLLVLLMFFSIPLLNMAPEFLPQITRDWIYSWTPLRFAAGGLREVMYFGGLDAAASNVLILWSIAVGFLVLLLASGFKAGRSTATVSNP, encoded by the coding sequence ATGAGCATACTGAAAGAAAAAATGACCTGGCTGGGAACAGCAATCGTCCTGGTCGTATTGATTGTATTCGGATTTGCAATGATGGGTTCAGTGCTTGGGTCAGAGCCAAAAGAGCTCCCAGTGGCCCTCGTGGTCCTTGACCAACCGATGGAATTGCCAACAGGCGGAACGTTAGAGGCCGGGAAAATGATCCAGGCAACATTGAGCTCAAATTCGTCGCTGCCGTTCGCCTGGCATATTGTAGGCTCCGAGGAAGAAGCCCGGAAAGGGCTGGATAATCGCGATTATTACGGGGCATTGGTACTTCCGGCTGGTCTGAGCAGCAGCTTGTATTCATTGGTAACTTCTTCACCGATTCACCCTCATGTGAAGATCATATCCAATGAAGGAATGAGCACTCAAGCCTTGGCGGTAGTAACACAGGTATTGGAGCAAGCACTGAGACGGATTAACACAGAACTGTCACTTCAGCTGCTTGAGCAGTTTGGACAGCCAATGGAGCAAGTTCCAGTTGAGACAGTTAAAGCTTTAGTCATGCCCGTGAACATTCAGGAAGAAGTCATACATTCACCAGGGATGAACAATGCATCGGGGAATGCGCCGGCTTTGTTGACCCAGATTATGTGGATCGGCAGCCTGGTGACTGGAATTTCCTTGTTCCTAGCCAGCAAGAAGGAGGTTGGCGCAGCTTCAAGTAGATGGTCAGTCATTGCGGTGCAAACGATCACGGGACTTACAATCATCAGCTTTGCATCAGGTTTTACTATTTGGATGGCCATGTCGTGGTACGGCATGGAAATGGCAGATGCCGGGGGGACTTGGTTGTTCTTATGGCTGGCCGGATCGGCGTTTTTCCTGCTGCAATCTTCCTTGCTGAATTGGATCGGATTCCGAGCGATGCCGCTGCTTGTACTTCTGATGTTCTTTTCCATCCCGCTACTGAACATGGCTCCCGAGTTCTTGCCACAGATAACACGAGATTGGATCTATTCTTGGACGCCATTACGGTTCGCGGCAGGCGGATTGCGGGAAGTAATGTATTTCGGCGGATTGGATGCGGCAGCTTCAAACGTACTGATTTTGTGGAGCATAGCCGTGGGATTCCTTGTGCTGCTGCTCGCTTCAGGATTTAAGGCCGGTCGATCAACAGCTACCGTTTCAAACCCCTAA
- a CDS encoding SDR family oxidoreductase produces the protein MAKELGHRGIAVNTIAPGAIETDFLGGSVRDIPAYNDTFASMTALGRVGVPKDIGPVVANLLRPDNRWVNAQRIEVSGGQNI, from the coding sequence ATGGCCAAAGAACTTGGCCACCGAGGTATTGCCGTTAATACCATTGCACCTGGAGCCATTGAAACCGATTTTCTAGGAGGTTCTGTACGCGACATACCTGCTTATAATGACACGTTTGCCTCGATGACCGCCCTTGGTCGAGTCGGCGTACCCAAGGATATCGGTCCTGTAGTCGCCAACCTGCTTAGACCCGACAATCGCTGGGTTAATGCACAGAGAATCGAAGTCTCGGGCGGCCAGAACATCTGA